The Dioscorea cayenensis subsp. rotundata cultivar TDr96_F1 chromosome 8, TDr96_F1_v2_PseudoChromosome.rev07_lg8_w22 25.fasta, whole genome shotgun sequence genome segment TTTATTCTCTTGATCGGCActgatttctttttaatagaTAAAATCCTGCTTCAATTGTCTGCAGAAACGCAAAGGATAGTTATCAAAATAGCAGGGGGATAAGGAAGCAATTGGTAGAGAAAGGGATTGATTGCTCATCTTAGGTAGGAGGTTAACTAGGATTGATAGAATATAAGCACCTACCTTTGCGAACCAGACTCATTCCTAATCTGTTCTGCTTGGGATGGAAATTTTCTCTTTTGGAAATTATGCCTCCACGTCATGTTGCATTTAATTAAGTGAGATCCTATGATGATAAATCTGAACTCTGAAGTTCAATAAgttcttaaatttaaaatattctgGATTCATGAGTTGTGCTAAGGACtctacaacataaaaaaaattgggagaCCAAAATAGATTTAATTGTCAACAAGGTGAATATTGAAAAATGAAGGTGATATGAAACATCAATGACTGAAAGAAAAGGAGCACTTGAATTCCATCAATGGTTTGAAGGTTGTTAGAGAATTATGAATTTTAGGCTGAATTACTTAACCTTGAAGACTTGGTATTATAATTGGAGCAGTGCAAAGGAGAATCTTGAAGATATCTTCAATGAATAGAGACCAATATTCACTTGCTTCCATAAGATTGGTAATTTGTACATATGCATGATTTGTATCTGTTTGTTGAAGTGTAATGGCACGCAGATTGCAAagaataataaatgataatcaTACATTCTGTAGTAGATAAAACTGAATTGTTAAATGCCACATACTCGGAGTCAATATTTCATTGAATTCTAGGTTTATGTGTAGACTTCAAATCTTCCAATATGGTACTGCTTTCTTTTCAAGCTTTGTTGAACACAGAGGAATTGAAATGAGCTTTCTCAGAATTCAAACCAAGAAAACATCTACAGTTGGTAGTTTGAATGcatatctttttctttgacAAATTTTGGGGCTTATTGAATCTGGCATTTGCCAATTCTATTGTCAAACTTATTGTGTGTGCATATGGTGGCTTAGTCTCTATCAACCAATGTTAATAGTTTCTCCCAATAATGGAGAAACTTGAATCAAATCTATGCACTATTAGTTCCTTCCAAGTTCACTACCCTTCCTGCATCTCTGCTTACAGGAATTCACATCAAGccatttcaaattttgaagatttttatcCATCTGGAGCTTTTTGGATAAAGATGTGAAAATTTATTCAGGATGCTATGTTTCTTGCTTTGCTAAGCTTTTGATAATTAGGGTGCTAATTGTAATCTAACAGTGTAAAATTGATATTGGCATAGTGAACAAATTGATGAAGGTTTTTAACATCAGGTTATTACCTTTTTCCTTACATTAATATTTTGACATGAGTTATTGATTTTGAATAGCTGGAGCATCCtatcaattgaaaaataaacattttaaaataagaaaacttttCTCATGATCTTGAGTCCTTGTAAAACGTAACATTGAAAAGAGAGATAGGTGAGACATCTGATGGTGTGAAAGCAAGAGTTTACTTTCTATTGCTAGATGGAAAATTAGCAGATCTGAGTCTTAGGAGGGTATTTCTTGTGGGTAGGCATGTCGTCGAGTTTCAGTCTTTTAGATTTAAGGAATACGCTTGATGGTGTTTGTCTTGAGTGTTCGATCAACTAACCCATTTGTGGTGGAGACAGGTGGCTTGAATCCCTTCTTTTACATGCACAATATTATTGGTTTTATTTGTCAGCTCCTGGTTCAACTGTGCATAAATTTGTgtactcatttatttttctctaatgGTCAAAAGAATGCCTTATGATTGCGGAGTATTATCTTTCTAAATCTAGCAGGAATTATGTGAGAATTTGGTTTTTTCATGATCTGAACTGCCTTGCCTAGAAAAATGGTCTTAGGTAATATTTTGAGCATCTACTATCTTGAAAGCATCCTTTGCCTTGAGTTTGTAGAATATTTAGAATAATTATAGGAGGGCCATCATGGTGGATTATCCGGAAAAGTTTCACTGTTGATTCAAATTGGCATTAGGTTTTAGTTTCAGCGTGTGCATTTCTCATTAACAGCACTAGAATTTGTTGTTTAGTATCTCAGATGGTCAGATCAGAACATAATCTGAAGTATTTGAGATGCATGATTTTTGCATGTATGGCTTTTTAAGGTCACATAGTTTTAAGATTTTGTGTTGCAAAATTCTGTGAATCATGCATgagtagaaaataaataagggaTGTCTTCAAACCAATCTACTGTAATCATCATCTAGAAAACATATACATATTCTCTGTGGGAGAACCATAtgaacttatgtttttttgaaaaaattgataaaagaatgtctataaataaataaggttcaACTTAAAACAGATTCTACTTTATACACATTCTTCTATCGTAGCAGATTGGGGAATAATGTTTATCCcgttttaattttgttagatCATTTAAATTGCAAAGAGGTTGTACTTAGCTTTAGGCTCTATTAGCAGTGTActcttgtgtttgtgtttgtgtttgtgtgtgtttctattatttatttttatttttatttttattttttattgattagcCATGTCAATTCGTTGTGTTTAGCCTGGACCCCAATTAACTTTCAAATATCAAGCCTACATCAACATGAAATTCAAACCTAGCACCTCTCCTTTTCGAAGATGTATATCTTTGTTAATGTATGTATCTTTGTCAATTTTGGGGAAATGCATATTCAATGATTGCCATGGACACTTCAAAATGAATGTTGAATTATATTGATACATTGACATTAAAGGTTATGGAATTGTATGTAAATTTTTCCTCCAATTTTTTCGGAGAACCtctttctaattttaatattgatCTAGGAGTAATATCGACATTTGAAACATTGGTTGTAGGTCAGGGAGTTGTATGTAGTCGTATGTAGCTATGaacaataaaaagttttttgttcaattaaaataattatggagGTATatgcaataaaagaaaaactctaAAAAGGGAAAGACAGATGACAAGTTTTGCTTTTCCATCAATCAGAATGTTAAATAGaatatttgttttgataatgCATTTTTTTAGATAATGAAAGCATGTTTATTTTTAGATGAAATATATTCTTTTCCCAGGTCCTTCTGAACAGGCAGTCACACAGGGAAGTTAGACTTACTCCATGCACAGCTTGAGAAGGATTTAAATTCAGGATTCAAATATAGGATTCATGATACTCAAGCATCAATTCTTGTAGAAATATAAGATAAGAATTTTACTTGTTCCACTACACCCCTAAatctttgaatatatatatatatttaatttttgctccCAAAGAATAGTAAGATTACTCATCCCCTCTCAGTTGTCATCACCAGCTAACCAAAGCTTAAAGTAAGTGagaaaatttttacttttaacttttgaatggaaaactttaaatattaaataaaaatagactTTAATATTAGACCTAGaaaattcatttaatatttttcactaatttaaaaacaatataaatttaagAGCTATCTGTGTTTACTTGCTCTCAGGAGTACCACAGAATGAGGGTTTGCAAATTGAAACAAAGGTGAGAAttgactgtttttttttttaatcatagatCTTAAACAGGATCCCATGCATTGAGAActatcatattatatttattaaaattacatGCCTAAATCATTTGTgagaacattgaaattgagaacTATCATAACATGTACTTGCACCGTTTATTAACATACTATTTCCTTCACTAATTTCCTTGTAAAGAAATGTTTTTACCTTAGGGCTCACGCACAAATATTTCcaagttaatttttttctaaataaagtttgtttttgtttttgttttctttttctttttaataagtCAAAATCAATGTTGAGTTTTAACCATATACATCAAGACAataaaatttcaagatttttcaaggtaaacatatatatatatatatgtataaatgaaATATCTCCAAAATTTTTCAACATCTTTCAAAGTAACAAATTTCTCTATACTAAAATGAAGAAAACCTCTTCATCACTTGGAGCATCATATCATTCCAAACATCAACAGCACCTGGCAAGCACCAATGCGTACAGTCATTAAACCCCTTCATCCATTCATCGTTCCAGTGTTTCCCTGGATGCCCATCTGCCCTCACCATCATGCTCTCAGTCACATCCACCACCCCAAACTCCCCTTCACCTTCCTTAACCTTATCCAATTCCTCCACTTGTCCATTCCTCAACTCCATGTCACCCACACCCAACATTTCCTCTGCTTTCAGTGGCCTTGTTCTATTGCAATAACCTCCATCATTCCAAGCACCACCTTCAAAATGTGCTGGTGAATAAGTCCTTAATAAGGTCAGTGTCTTGAACTCAAAATGGTGCTCTTCATGAGTACTGTTTTTTATAAACTCTAGTGCGGTTCTTGTGGCTTTCTTTATGGCAgtgatgaaattgatttcctTGAGATTAGTTTCTGAGCAGAAGGTGCAGCCTATGAGCTTGCCATTCTCATAGAAATAGTTTTTTCTGAAGAACCAATGGCTTGTTGAAATGACAATGTAATGTGTTTTGTGAAGCTTGTTTGCCCATTCAGTGTCAACCTTGTCCATGTGTATATCAAAGACTCCTGTTTTTGTGCCGTTGATTGTTCTCTCTGTTGCTTGGACTAAGAATTTGATAAAGTTGCTCTTTATTGTGAAATTTGAGGAGTTGAAGTACCATATGTTGGATGTGTCTTCTTTGTCTTTGTGCACATTCATTGGCTTCTCCACCTGAAATTTCAGtgcaatttcttcttttttattcatataaacTTTTTAAGAAGCCATGCCATGAActaacaacatttttttttttttttgacaaaattgaTAAGCGACAAAGCAAAGGACAAACAAGTACGGAGGTACACTGATTACGATGGCTTGACTGACCTTCTAAAGATAAACCCCCTCATGCAACTCTGGAGGGGAGAACCAGAAGTATTAAGACACAATTTCTCAAAGAAGTTCGAACTCGCGACCTCTCAATCACAAATACGGATAGTTACTAGTGAGCTAGCTCACAGTTCCTGAACTAACAACATTCAAATCTGTTAACCTTACAACTATTTAATTAAGACATAAACTCTAACTGtatctcattattttgtttctgtGTATTCTTAAATCTACATTGCTTTAACCTTTCAACATGCAAGCATTAACATAACTACATTATTTATAAAGAGAATAATATTGAACAATGGA includes the following:
- the LOC120267207 gene encoding protein ALTERED XYLOGLUCAN 4-like gives rise to the protein MLESRNCEKYGKDQDFLNWRWKPHGCDLPRFDAGEFLRMVKGKTMFFVGDSLARNHVESLLCLLSQVEKPMNVHKDKEDTSNIWYFNSSNFTIKSNFIKFLVQATERTINGTKTGVFDIHMDKVDTEWANKLHKTHYIVISTSHWFFRKNYFYENGKLIGCTFCSETNLKEINFITAIKKATRTALEFIKNSTHEEHHFEFKTLTLLRTYSPAHFEGGAWNDGGYCNRTRPLKAEEMLGVGDMELRNGQVEELDKVKEGEGEFGVVDVTESMMVRADGHPGKHWNDEWMKGFNDCTHWCLPGAVDVWNDMMLQVMKRFSSF